From the genome of Fusobacterium perfoetens:
TAATTCTTGGTAATTTTCTTTCTTCAAGCATTCTCCATGCTTTTTCTGTTCCTACTTCTATTCCTGAACTTGCATCTAGAACAATTACTGCTCCTCCTGTAACAGCAAGAGCTGAAATAACTTCTCCTGAAAAGTCAAAATATCCTGGAGTGTCAAGAATATTAAATATTTTTTCCTGATAGTCTAATGAGACAACAGAAGTGTTGATTGAAAAGCCTCTATTTATTTCTTCATCATCATAATCTGATATTGTGTTTCCTTTCTCTATACTTCCCATCTTACTTGTTACATTTGCTGCAAAAAGCAATGCCTCAACTAAAGATGTTTTACCTGAACCTCTGTGACCTAAAAAGCTGACATTTCTGATTTTATCCGTAGTATAGTTTTTCATAGTGCTTCCCTCCGTATTAATATTTTGAGTAGAAATTCATCTATCTAATATTGTATATAGCCCATAAAGTAAAAATAATCAATAGGGAAAAGCAAATTTTTTTAAAAATTTTTATCATTTAATAATTTTATAAATTTTAAAGATAAAAAAATATAATTTTTTGCATAAAAAAAGAGAGACATGAATCTCTCCTGATTTATATTAGTTTAATTTTTCTAATAAACCTTTACCAGCTTTGAATTTAACGCTTTTTCTAGCTTCTATTTCTACTTCTTCTCCAGTTTTAGGGTTTCTTCCGATTCTTGGTGCTCTGTTAACAACTTCTAATTTTCCCCATCCTATGAAGTTAATGCTGTCTCCAGAAATTAATGCTTCTTCCATAGCGTCTAATATAGCATCAATTTTTCTTTCTGCATCTGCTTTAGTATCAAATATTCCTTTAGCTTGTAATTGGCTTGCTAGTTCTTTTTTTGTCATTTCTAAATTCCTCCAAAATCATATTAAATTGTCAATGCAACCTCTAAGTTATATCATATTTATTAAATTATTTCAATCATATTTTACTTTATTATCAATCTTTCTGTGAAATACACATGTTATTTTTTTACTAGTTTTGCATATATGTATTTTTTAATATCCAAAATTCATACTTTCAGATTTTTTTGTGTATACTCCGCTGTTTATATGGATGATTTATTTTTTTAGAAGAAAAAGAAATTTATTTATAACTATATTTATTTTTTTTAAATATGGTACAATATTATAAGAATATTTTTTATAAAGAGGTAGTTTTAATTATGAGAGAATATTATTTTGACAACTCTGCAACTTCAAATCCTAAGCCTCAATGTATTATTGAAAAAGTACAAAAGGCAATCATTGAACTTAATGGGAATCCTGGAAGAAGTGGATATAAAAAAGCTATAAAAATAGACAGGGAAATTTATAATACAAGAGTAAAAATAGCAGAATTTTTCAATATAAAAAATCCACTTCAGATTGCTTTTACATCAAATGCAAGTGAAAGCTTAAATTTTGCTATAAAAGGAGCAGGATTCCATGACTGCCATATAATTACTTCTGTTCTTGAGCATAATTCTGTTCTAAGACCTCTTCATTATCTTGAAGATGAAAAAAATGTAACTCTTTCTTTTCTTGAACCTGTAGATACTACAGAAGAATTAATAAAAAATTTATCTTCTCTTCTTAGAAAAGATACAAAAGCTATTGTAATAAACCATATTTCTAATGTTACAGGATATATATATGATATTGAGGCAATAGGAAATTTTTGCAAAGAAAATAATCTGCTTTTTATAGTTGATACTTCTCAAAGTGCAGGCTTTGCAGATATAAATGTAGAAAAACAGAATATAAATATTTTATGTTTTACTGGTCATAAATCTTTATTTGGTATTCAGGGAACAGGAGGAATTTATGTAGAAGAGGGGTTAGTTCTAAATCCTCTTTTAGAGGGAGGAACAGGAAGTTTTTCAAAACTTCCAAGACAACCTAAGACTATGCCTGAGCTTTTAGAATGTGGAA
Proteins encoded in this window:
- a CDS encoding HU family DNA-binding protein gives rise to the protein MTKKELASQLQAKGIFDTKADAERKIDAILDAMEEALISGDSINFIGWGKLEVVNRAPRIGRNPKTGEEVEIEARKSVKFKAGKGLLEKLN
- a CDS encoding aminotransferase class V-fold PLP-dependent enzyme; its protein translation is MREYYFDNSATSNPKPQCIIEKVQKAIIELNGNPGRSGYKKAIKIDREIYNTRVKIAEFFNIKNPLQIAFTSNASESLNFAIKGAGFHDCHIITSVLEHNSVLRPLHYLEDEKNVTLSFLEPVDTTEELIKNLSSLLRKDTKAIVINHISNVTGYIYDIEAIGNFCKENNLLFIVDTSQSAGFADINVEKQNINILCFTGHKSLFGIQGTGGIYVEEGLVLNPLLEGGTGSFSKLPRQPKTMPELLECGTLNTPGILSLNAGIDFINSVGLNKIREHEYNLAKLFIDKISNLENIIIYGDKDKFRGPVVSINIEGITSSDFAAILNEEFNICTRSGFHCAPLAHKYLGTYDYGCVRFSFGYFNTEEEILYAADAIKEISEYILKEKF